A region from the Populus trichocarpa isolate Nisqually-1 chromosome 18, P.trichocarpa_v4.1, whole genome shotgun sequence genome encodes:
- the LOC7458773 gene encoding LOW QUALITY PROTEIN: protein tesmin/TSO1-like CXC 5 (The sequence of the model RefSeq protein was modified relative to this genomic sequence to represent the inferred CDS: inserted 1 base in 1 codon) encodes MGESEGSEFPPKKQQQQSENAYFQTKKLARQLDFTQGVLPDHTQSQPSPLQKPPLLVSPAAAQSQPQPHPQSQLQLQPQVAEIQVVPQQQTQQQQQPARAVKPESPKSIPIPNTELKDGTPKKQRQCNCKHSRCLKLYCECFASGTYCDGCNCVNCYNNVENEAARREAVEATLERNPNAFRPKIASSPHGTRDSREETGDGLVFVKHNKGCHCKKSGCLKKYCECFQANILCSENCKCMDCKNFEGSEERQALFHGDHGNNMAYIQQAANAAITGAIGSSGYASPPVSRKRKGQELFFGHTVKDQSFDRLGHFQQGSHTRPPAPSSSLPSNPIARAGNAITLGPSKITYRSLLADIIQPQDLKELCSVLVVLSGEAAKTFSDQRNSMEKRVEDQRETLLASSTQERLQSHKESDADKXVANDCSSANHADKVGPDDSSSDGADMPKGRPMSPGTLELMCDEQDTMLMAAASPSGLMGHGCNTSSQLPCGQGMAEAHAEQERIVLTKFRDCLNRLITFGEIKETKCSSLARTELGNQKDPLSNGIANTRTGTGSQRGPFSNGVVKVVPPTAKPTQMVTSIVSTSGSDLQKIPGLPQNGDNKLKS; translated from the exons ATGGGGGAAAGTGAGGGAAGTGAATTCCCTCCAAaaaagcagcagcaacaatCGGAGAATGCATATTTTCAGACCAAGAAGCTAGCCAGACAGCTCGATTTTACACAGGGTGTACTTCCTGACCATACTCAATCGCAGCCGTCGCCACTGCAGAAGCCGCCTCTCTTGGTTTCCCCGGCGGCTGCGCAGAGCCAGCCCCAGCCCCACCCACAATCCCAACTGCAACTGCAGCCACAGGTGGCTGAGATTCAAGTGGTACCGCAACAGCAgacgcagcagcagcagcagccagcCAGGGCTGT GAAACCAGAATCACCAAAATCAATACCAATACCGAATACTGAATTGAAAGATGGTACTCCAAAGAAGCAAAGACAGTGTAACTGTAAACACTCACGGTGCTTAAAGCT TTACTGTGAGTGTTTTGCCTCTGGAACATACTGTGATGGGTGCAATTGTGTTAATTGTTATAACAATGTTGAAAATGAAGCTGCCAGGCGGGAAGCTGTTGAAGCTACTTTAGAGCGTAATCCAAATGCATTCAGGCCAAAAATTGCGAGCAGCCCACATGGAACACGGGATAGTCGG GAAGAAACTGGGGACGGATTGGTGTTTGTAAAGCACAATAAGGGATGCCACTGCAAGAAATCTGGATGTCTCAAAAAGTACTGTGAATGCTTCCAAGCCAATATTCTTTGTTCTGAAAATTGTAAATGCATGGACTGCAAGAACTTTGAAGGAAGTGAAGAGAGACAGGCACTCTTTCATGGTGACCACGGCAACAACATGGCATATATTCAACAGGCTGCGAATGCTGCAATAACAGGGGCTATTGGATCATCTGGTTATGCTTCCCCTCCAGTATCTAGGAAGAGAAAAGGTCAGGAGCTTTTCTTTGGGCATACAGTCAAGGATCAATCATTTGACAGGCTTGGACATTTTCAACAG GGAAGCCATACCAGGCCTCCTGCACCCTCCTCTTCATTGCCCTCCAATCCCATTGCTCGTGCCGGTAATGCTATAACATTGGGCCCTTCAAAAATCACATACAG GTCTCTCTTGGCAGACATCATCCAACCACAAGACTTAAAAGAACTTTGCTCAGTTTTGGTGGTTCTGTCCGGAGAAGCTGCCAAGACGTTTTCAG ACCAAAGAAATTCAATGGAAAAGCGAGTAGAAGATCAAAGAGAAACTTTGCTTGCTTCATCTACTCAAGAAAGGTTGCAGAGCCACAAGGAATCCGATGCTGATA TTGTTGCTAATGATTGTTCTAGTGCAAACCATGCTGATAAAGTAGGTCCTGATGATTCCAGCTCGGATGGTGCTGATATGCCAAAAGGAAGACCAATGTCTCCTGGGACCTTGGAATTGATGTGCGATGAACAAGATACGATGCTTATGGCTGCTGCTTCCCCCAGTGGGTTGATGGGCCATGGCTGCAACACTTCTTCACAGCTGCCTTGTGGACAAGGCATGGCAGAGGCTCATGCAGAGCAAGAAAGAATTGTTTTAACGAAGTTTCGAGATTGCCTTAATAGGCTCATCACATTCGGGGAAATAAAAG AAACAAAGTGTTCATCATTAGCCAGAACTGAGTTGGGGAATCAAAAAGATCCACTCAGCAATGGTATAGCAAATACCAGAACTGGAACTGGGAGTCAACGAGGGCCCTTTAGCAACGGGGTTGTTAAAGTTGTTCCACCAACTGCCAAACCAACCCAGATGGTTACTTCTATAGTTTCCACCTCTGGCAGTGATCTTCAAAAAATCCCAGGCCTCCCACAAAATGGAGATAACAAACTGAAGTCTTGA
- the LOC7476292 gene encoding uncharacterized protein LOC7476292 isoform X4, whose amino-acid sequence MPYSSTLGYRLRAGSGSPVRRRDADHRYNSDFDNSGGPSRGRDFSNRKYHGRFQDSSPPYARGRGFDGPGLGPGPHRGEDMGMGRNNPNVRPREGDWICTDPLCGNLNFARRDFCNNCKRPRYRSGGSPRRGYPGPPPLHAPPRHFPGLSLDLSPGRTMNGYRSPPRDWARDRPRDYGSGGPPPRQGGRFAFSDQDMRRDRSDYADDEYRGRNKFDRPMPMDWGHNDHGRDSFFHERKGFERQPPSPPLPPPSLPQRGRWGRKGRDRSRSPISTTKRVHNMYMEQGRRDDRHRVGRGRMRDVY is encoded by the exons ATGCCTTACTCTTCCACACTTG GATATAGGCTTCGTGCAGGTTCTGGTTCTCCTGTACGTCGTAGGGATGCAGATCACAGATACAATTCTGATTTTGATAATTCAGGGG GCCCATCTCGGGGTCGTGATTTTAGCAACAGGAAGTATCATGGTAGATTTCAAGATTCTTCACCCCCTTATGCTCGAGGAAGAGGTTTTGATGGGCCTGGACTTGGTCCAGGACCTCATAGAGGGGAGGACATGGGTATGGGTAGGAATAATCCAAATGTACGCCCAAGGGAAGGCGACTGGATCTGCACAGATCCTTT ATGTGGCAACCTGAACTTTGCAAGGAGAGATTTCTGTAACAATTGCAAGAGGCCTCGCTATAGATCTGGAGGGAGTCCTCGGCGGGGTTATCCTGGCCCCCCACCTCTGCATGCTCCTCCAAGACACTTTCCTGGTCTTTCATTGGATCTCTCTCCAGGCAGGACTATGAATGGCTATAGGTCTCCTCCTCGAGATTGGGCAAGAGACAGACCCAGAGATTATGGGTCTGGTGGTCCACCTCCCAGGCAAGGGGGCCGGTTTGCGTTCTCTGACCAAGACATGCGGAGAGATCGATCTGATTATGCAGATGATGAATACAGGGGGAGGAACAAATTTGACAGGCCAATGCCAATGGATTGGGGTCATAATGACCATGGAAGGGATAGCTTTTTCCATGAAAGGAAAGGGTTTGAGAGACAACCACCCTCTCCACCTCTACCTCCGCCTTCACTTCCTCAACGTGGGAGATGGGGCCGTAAAGGGAGAGACAGGAGCAGATCGCCAATTAGCACCACCAAAAGAGTTCATAATATGTACATGGAGCAGGGGCGGCGAGATGATCGGCATCGTGTTGGGCGAGGCAGAATGAGAGATGTGTATTGA
- the LOC7476292 gene encoding uncharacterized protein LOC7476292 isoform X3, with protein sequence MPYSSTLGYRLRAGSGSPVRRRDADHRYNSDFDNSGADHRYNSDFDNSGGPSRGRDFSNRKYHGRFQDSSPPYARGRGFDGPGLGPGPHRGEDMGMGRNNPNVRPREGDWICTDPLCGNLNFARRDFCNNCKRPRYRSGGSPRRGYPGPPPLHAPPRHFPGLSLDLSPGRTMNGYRSPPRDWARDRPRDYGSGGPPPRQGGRFAFSDQDMRRDRSDYADDEYRGRNKFDRPMPMDWGHNDHGRDSFFHERKGFERQPPSPPLPPPSLPQRGRWGRKGRDRSRSPISTTKRVHNMYMEQGRRDDRHRVGRGRMRDVY encoded by the exons ATGCCTTACTCTTCCACACTTG GATATAGGCTTCGTGCAGGTTCTGGTTCTCCTGTACGTCGTAGGGATGCAGATCACAGATACAATTCTGATTTTGATAATTCAGGGGCAGATCACAGATACAATTCTGATTTTGATAATTCAGGGGGCCCATCTCGGGGTCGTGATTTTAGCAACAGGAAGTATCATGGTAGATTTCAAGATTCTTCACCCCCTTATGCTCGAGGAAGAGGTTTTGATGGGCCTGGACTTGGTCCAGGACCTCATAGAGGGGAGGACATGGGTATGGGTAGGAATAATCCAAATGTACGCCCAAGGGAAGGCGACTGGATCTGCACAGATCCTTT ATGTGGCAACCTGAACTTTGCAAGGAGAGATTTCTGTAACAATTGCAAGAGGCCTCGCTATAGATCTGGAGGGAGTCCTCGGCGGGGTTATCCTGGCCCCCCACCTCTGCATGCTCCTCCAAGACACTTTCCTGGTCTTTCATTGGATCTCTCTCCAGGCAGGACTATGAATGGCTATAGGTCTCCTCCTCGAGATTGGGCAAGAGACAGACCCAGAGATTATGGGTCTGGTGGTCCACCTCCCAGGCAAGGGGGCCGGTTTGCGTTCTCTGACCAAGACATGCGGAGAGATCGATCTGATTATGCAGATGATGAATACAGGGGGAGGAACAAATTTGACAGGCCAATGCCAATGGATTGGGGTCATAATGACCATGGAAGGGATAGCTTTTTCCATGAAAGGAAAGGGTTTGAGAGACAACCACCCTCTCCACCTCTACCTCCGCCTTCACTTCCTCAACGTGGGAGATGGGGCCGTAAAGGGAGAGACAGGAGCAGATCGCCAATTAGCACCACCAAAAGAGTTCATAATATGTACATGGAGCAGGGGCGGCGAGATGATCGGCATCGTGTTGGGCGAGGCAGAATGAGAGATGTGTATTGA
- the LOC7476292 gene encoding uncharacterized protein LOC7476292 isoform X1: MGSRDKDQTTPHHQPLLSSLVVRPSVRDGGDGAGGGGLTGGSDYEPGEFLREPPSYSRPERYSDDPGYRLRAGSGSPVRRRDADHRYNSDFDNSGADHRYNSDFDNSGGPSRGRDFSNRKYHGRFQDSSPPYARGRGFDGPGLGPGPHRGEDMGMGRNNPNVRPREGDWICTDPLCGNLNFARRDFCNNCKRPRYRSGGSPRRGYPGPPPLHAPPRHFPGLSLDLSPGRTMNGYRSPPRDWARDRPRDYGSGGPPPRQGGRFAFSDQDMRRDRSDYADDEYRGRNKFDRPMPMDWGHNDHGRDSFFHERKGFERQPPSPPLPPPSLPQRGRWGRKGRDRSRSPISTTKRVHNMYMEQGRRDDRHRVGRGRMRDVY; this comes from the exons ATGGGGTCCAGAGACAAGGACCAAACGACACCGCATCACCAGCCTCTCCTTAGCAGCCTCGTTGTACGTCCATCCGTCAGAGACGGCGGTGATGGCGCAGGAGGTGGAGGCCTCACAGGTGGTAGCGATTACGAGCCTGGAGAGTTCCTCCGTGAACCCCCATCCTATTCTCGCCCCGAACGATACTCTGATGATCCTG GATATAGGCTTCGTGCAGGTTCTGGTTCTCCTGTACGTCGTAGGGATGCAGATCACAGATACAATTCTGATTTTGATAATTCAGGGGCAGATCACAGATACAATTCTGATTTTGATAATTCAGGGGGCCCATCTCGGGGTCGTGATTTTAGCAACAGGAAGTATCATGGTAGATTTCAAGATTCTTCACCCCCTTATGCTCGAGGAAGAGGTTTTGATGGGCCTGGACTTGGTCCAGGACCTCATAGAGGGGAGGACATGGGTATGGGTAGGAATAATCCAAATGTACGCCCAAGGGAAGGCGACTGGATCTGCACAGATCCTTT ATGTGGCAACCTGAACTTTGCAAGGAGAGATTTCTGTAACAATTGCAAGAGGCCTCGCTATAGATCTGGAGGGAGTCCTCGGCGGGGTTATCCTGGCCCCCCACCTCTGCATGCTCCTCCAAGACACTTTCCTGGTCTTTCATTGGATCTCTCTCCAGGCAGGACTATGAATGGCTATAGGTCTCCTCCTCGAGATTGGGCAAGAGACAGACCCAGAGATTATGGGTCTGGTGGTCCACCTCCCAGGCAAGGGGGCCGGTTTGCGTTCTCTGACCAAGACATGCGGAGAGATCGATCTGATTATGCAGATGATGAATACAGGGGGAGGAACAAATTTGACAGGCCAATGCCAATGGATTGGGGTCATAATGACCATGGAAGGGATAGCTTTTTCCATGAAAGGAAAGGGTTTGAGAGACAACCACCCTCTCCACCTCTACCTCCGCCTTCACTTCCTCAACGTGGGAGATGGGGCCGTAAAGGGAGAGACAGGAGCAGATCGCCAATTAGCACCACCAAAAGAGTTCATAATATGTACATGGAGCAGGGGCGGCGAGATGATCGGCATCGTGTTGGGCGAGGCAGAATGAGAGATGTGTATTGA
- the LOC7476292 gene encoding uncharacterized protein LOC7476292 isoform X2 codes for MGSRDKDQTTPHHQPLLSSLVVRPSVRDGGDGAGGGGLTGGSDYEPGEFLREPPSYSRPERYSDDPGYRLRAGSGSPVRRRDADHRYNSDFDNSGGPSRGRDFSNRKYHGRFQDSSPPYARGRGFDGPGLGPGPHRGEDMGMGRNNPNVRPREGDWICTDPLCGNLNFARRDFCNNCKRPRYRSGGSPRRGYPGPPPLHAPPRHFPGLSLDLSPGRTMNGYRSPPRDWARDRPRDYGSGGPPPRQGGRFAFSDQDMRRDRSDYADDEYRGRNKFDRPMPMDWGHNDHGRDSFFHERKGFERQPPSPPLPPPSLPQRGRWGRKGRDRSRSPISTTKRVHNMYMEQGRRDDRHRVGRGRMRDVY; via the exons ATGGGGTCCAGAGACAAGGACCAAACGACACCGCATCACCAGCCTCTCCTTAGCAGCCTCGTTGTACGTCCATCCGTCAGAGACGGCGGTGATGGCGCAGGAGGTGGAGGCCTCACAGGTGGTAGCGATTACGAGCCTGGAGAGTTCCTCCGTGAACCCCCATCCTATTCTCGCCCCGAACGATACTCTGATGATCCTG GATATAGGCTTCGTGCAGGTTCTGGTTCTCCTGTACGTCGTAGGGATGCAGATCACAGATACAATTCTGATTTTGATAATTCAGGGG GCCCATCTCGGGGTCGTGATTTTAGCAACAGGAAGTATCATGGTAGATTTCAAGATTCTTCACCCCCTTATGCTCGAGGAAGAGGTTTTGATGGGCCTGGACTTGGTCCAGGACCTCATAGAGGGGAGGACATGGGTATGGGTAGGAATAATCCAAATGTACGCCCAAGGGAAGGCGACTGGATCTGCACAGATCCTTT ATGTGGCAACCTGAACTTTGCAAGGAGAGATTTCTGTAACAATTGCAAGAGGCCTCGCTATAGATCTGGAGGGAGTCCTCGGCGGGGTTATCCTGGCCCCCCACCTCTGCATGCTCCTCCAAGACACTTTCCTGGTCTTTCATTGGATCTCTCTCCAGGCAGGACTATGAATGGCTATAGGTCTCCTCCTCGAGATTGGGCAAGAGACAGACCCAGAGATTATGGGTCTGGTGGTCCACCTCCCAGGCAAGGGGGCCGGTTTGCGTTCTCTGACCAAGACATGCGGAGAGATCGATCTGATTATGCAGATGATGAATACAGGGGGAGGAACAAATTTGACAGGCCAATGCCAATGGATTGGGGTCATAATGACCATGGAAGGGATAGCTTTTTCCATGAAAGGAAAGGGTTTGAGAGACAACCACCCTCTCCACCTCTACCTCCGCCTTCACTTCCTCAACGTGGGAGATGGGGCCGTAAAGGGAGAGACAGGAGCAGATCGCCAATTAGCACCACCAAAAGAGTTCATAATATGTACATGGAGCAGGGGCGGCGAGATGATCGGCATCGTGTTGGGCGAGGCAGAATGAGAGATGTGTATTGA
- the LOC7476294 gene encoding probable plastidic glucose transporter 2 — protein MRGHRTGEYSMYKRMSSRDFTVAADVEDNSVVSQSIPDQEITNPSWRLSFPHVLAATISAFLFGYHLGVVNEPLESISLDLGFNGNTLAEGLVVSTCLGGALIGSLFSGWIADGIGRRRAFQLCALPMIVGASISATTKTLAGMLLGRLLVGTGMGLGPPVSSLYVTEVSPSFVRGTYGSFIQIATCLGLMAALFIGIPVREIAGWWRICFWVSTVPAGILALSMMFCAESPHWLYKQGRTAEAEAEFERLLGGAHVKFAMQELSKLDRGDDSDDVHFSELLYGRCFRVVFIGSTLFALQQLSGINAIFYFSSTVFKNAGVPSDLANVFVGIANLSGSVIAMVLMDKMGRKVLLLWSFSGMAVSMGLQVVAASSNMLGSGTLYLSVGGMLMFVFTFAIGAGPVPGLLLPEIFPSRIRAKAMAVCMSVHWVINFFVGLLFLRLLEQLGPRLLYTIFGTFCLMAVVFVKRNVMETKGKSLQEIEIALLPPE, from the exons ATGCGGGGACATCGAACGGGAGAGTACTCTATGTACAAGAGAATGTCATCTAGAGATTTCACTGTTGCTGCTGATGTAGAGGATAATTCTG TTGTTTCACAGAGCATTCCGGATCAAGAAATTACAAATCCTTCATGGAGGTTGTCATTTCCACATGTACTAGCCGCAACCATATCAGCCTTCCTATTTGGCTATCATCTTGG TGTGGTAAATGAACCACTGGAGAGCATTTCTTTGGATCTTGGATTCAATGGAAACACCTTGGCAGAAG GTCTTGTGGTTAGCACATGTTTGGGTGGTGCGTTGATCGGATCTTTATTCAGTGGTTGGATTGCCGACGGGATTGGCCGTCGTAGGGCTTTTCAGTTGTGTGCTTTGCCCATGATTGTTGGCGCTTCTATAAG TGCAACAACCAAAACTTTGGCTGGTATGCTTTTAGGAAGGTTGCTAGTGGGAACTGGAATGGGCCTTGGTCCCCCTGTTTCATCTCTCTATGTGACAGAG GTTTCTCCATCCTTTGTGAGGGGAACTTATGGAAGTTTCATCCAGATTGCAACATGTCTTGGACTTATGGCAGCTTTGTTTATTGGAATCCCTGTCAGAGAAATAGCAGGCTG GTGGCGCATATGTTTTTGGGTTTCTACAGTTCCTGCTGGAATACTTGCTCTTTCcatgatgttttgtgcagagagTCCACATTGGCTGTACAAG CAAGGAAGAACTGCTGAAGCTGAAGCTGAGTTTGAGAGGCTTTTAGGTGGAGCACATGTCAAATTTGCAATGCAAGAGTTATCCAAATTAGACAGAGGGGATGATTCAGATGATGTGCATTTCTCAGAATTGCTTTATGGTCGATGTTTTAGag TTGTTTTTATTGGGTCAACCCTATTTGCTTTACAACAGCTATCTGGCATAAACgctatattttatttctcttcaaCTGTGTTTAAAAATGCGGGAGTTCCATCAGACCTAGCGAATGTCTTTGTTGGAATAGCAAATTTATCAG GATCTGTTATTGCAAtggttttgatggataaaatggGAAGGAAGGTGCTGCTTCTGTGGAGTTTCTCTGGAATG GCAGTATCCATGGGCCTTCAAGTTGTTGCAGCAAGTTCTAATATGTTGGGCTCTGGAACTTTGTACCTATCTGTTGGTGGCATGCTAAT GTTTGTCTTCACTTTTGCTATCGGAGCTGGTCCAGTTCCAGGCCTCCTCCTACCAGAAATCTTCCCCAGTCGAATCAGGGCAAAAGCTATGGCAGTCTGCATGTCTGTGCACTGg GTAATAAATTTCTTTGTTGGCTTGCTGTTCTTGCGTTTGCTGGAGCAACTCGGACCACGGCTCTTGTACACTATCTTTGGTACATTTTGCTTGATGGCAGTGGTTTTTGTGAAGAGGAATGTCATGGAAACCAAAGGAAAATCACTCCAAGAAATTGAGATAGCCCTGCTTCCCCCTGAATGA